In the Helianthus annuus cultivar XRQ/B chromosome 11, HanXRQr2.0-SUNRISE, whole genome shotgun sequence genome, one interval contains:
- the LOC110885379 gene encoding WEB family protein At2g38370: MESLDSDHNVGPGFPLETGSDPKQSNGGGARGEVDTSAPFESVKEAVTRFGGVGFWKPHSKHLHASENDGEEEFDAAKAEEQAVQLANDLMVKERETLEVLKELEATKSLVEELKVKLQKESAAVNDQLKEVKESRDGNDENALETQSTPSFILMELKQAKLHLTRTTNDLADIRATVETYSKMIEKERFELEKTRQRLSSSSSKTSSLKDVDFPKELHRLTSETEEFKKVGEVAKSEVLKSMNQIKQTKRKIKTAEIRLIAARKLKEAARASEALARIEMKSISESQTLSEGDGVTLSFEEYNSLKSKAREAEESLVKKVNESVVKVNQSEILNRVEEATEEVIHSKRVLEEALSKAEAANNDKLKAEEALRKWRSDHGQRRKSTVQNSPKFKNSSSRNNARLLDVNGAHLGGNVTNPMLAGPILAPTMSIGQILSRKLLLTEEYYEKSDMKRKVSLAQMLSKPTINGGGGSGNGGGGGGGVDGCRGVKGKRKKFGFGRIQFLVTKPSKKKKKHSVSPRLSSTTG; the protein is encoded by the exons ATGGAATCTCTTGATTCGGATCACAATGTCGGACCTGGGTTTCCTCTTGAAACGGGTTCCGACCCGAAACAGAGCAATGGCGGTGGTGCTAGAGGTGAAGTTGACACGTCAGCACCGTTTGAGTCCGTGAAAGAGGCTGTGACCCGATTCGGTGGAGTCGGGTTCTGGAAACCCCATTCTAAACATCTTCATGCTTCTGAG AATGACGGTGAAGAAGAGTTTGATGCAGCAAAAGCCGAAGAGCAGGCTGTGCAGTTAGCAAACGATTTGATGGTGAAAGAAAGGGAAACACTTGAAGTCTTGAAAGAACTCGAAGCAACAAAGAGTCTTGTCGAAGAATTAAAAGTCAAACTTCAGAAAGAATCAGCCGCAGTCAACGATCAACTGAAAGAAGTCAAAGAATCAAGAGATGGAAATGACGAAAACGCCCTTGAAACGCAATCAACTCCAAGTTTCATTCTGATGGAATTGAAGCAGGCTAAACTTCACTTAACAAGAACAACAAATGATCTTGCTGACATCAGAGCAACTGTGGAAACTTACAGCAAAATGATCGAGAAAGAAAGATTCGAACTCGAGAAAACCCGTCAGCGATTATCTTCAAGTTCTTCAAAAACGTCGTCTTTGAAAGACGTTGACTTTCCGAAGGAGCTTCATAGGTTAACTTCCGAAACAGAAGAGTTCAAGAAGGTAGGAGAGGTAGCAAAATCCGAAGTTTTAAAATCAATGAATCAAATCAAACAAactaaaagaaaaatcaaaacagCCGAAATCCGTCTGATCGCCGCTAGAAAGTTGAAGGAAGCGGCTAGAGCCAGTGAAGCTCTTGCGCGAATTGAAATGAAGTCAATATCAGAAAGTCAAACGTTATCGGAAGGTGACGGTGTAACTCTTTCGTTTGAAGAGTACAATTCTTTAAAATCGAAAGCTCGAGAGGCTGAAGAATCTTTAGTTAAAAAAGTCAACGAATCGGTGGTCAAAGTCAACCAATCCGAGATCTTGAACAGGGTAGAGGAAGCAACAGAAGAAGTAATACACAGTAAGAGGGTTCTCGAAGAAGCGTTGAGTAAAGCGGAAGCTGCTAACAACGACAAGTTAAAAGCGGAAGAAGCTCTTAGAAAGTGGCGGTCAGATCATGGTCAAAGAAGAAAGTCAACGGTTCAAAACTCGCCGAAGTTCAAGAATTCTTCGAGTAGGAACAACGCTCGTTTGTTGGACGTAAACGGGGCCCATTTGGGAGGTAACGTGACGAATCCTATGTTGGCAGGTCCCATTTTGGCGCCCACGATGTCGATTGGGCAGATTTTGAGCCGGAAGTTGCTTTTGACAGAAGAGTATTATGAGAAAAGTGACATGAAAAGGAAGGTTTCTTTGGCGCAAATGTTGAGTAAACCTACTATTAAtggcggtggtggcagcggcaatggtggtggcggtggtgggggTGTTGATGGCTGCAGAGGGGTGAAAGGGAAGAGAAAGAAGTTTGGGTTTGGTCGAATTCAGTTTCTAGTGACGAAACCgagcaagaagaagaagaaacataGTGTAAGTCCACGCCTTTCGAGCACCACTGGTTAG